AATACAAACATTGGAGCCTGATTAGCATCGCCCACATGCTCTATTTCTGCAGCATTGTACACGTTCCTTATTCTGAAACAATATgtggcattttgtttttaaacattgtGGGTATTTGGAAGAAATTACAGTTTTGTATACAGTGCAGTTGATGTCTGTCctcccattttaatttttcaataGCTATCTCTTGTAAGAGCTGTCATTGTTTCTCAGAGGACATTCATTTTAGTGGTTATATTAAGCATTTAACAATTAGAGACGCTGCTATTAATCTACCGGCTTATTTTTATGGTCTGTaaattgcatttatttatttttataaaaatgtCAAGATTACTAATAACCAGCAAAGGTTATTTAGGATCAATCAAAACCACCCTGCCCTGACAAAAACAGTTAACATCCTTTTTATCCCCACAGCCACGTCTCCCAGAGCAACTCCCTGGAGGAAGTTCGTCTGGACGGAGACAAGTTTGTTCCGCCAGCGCCCCGGAAGGTGGAGATGAGGCGAGACCCAGTGCTTGGCTTTGGATTCGTAGCAGGCAGTGAGAAACCTGTGGTGGTTCGCTCAGTCACGCCAGGTAGCACAGTCCAGCTACACAGTGGACTCTACCACAACACAGTGACTCATTCAATCCATGACTGTTACTATATCAACACGAGATGAAAGCCTCCTAAAATGTGGCTAAGAGGAAAACCCAGTGAGACTGTAGTTTACGTCGATGATTCATTGATTTGAACAGTCCTCAATGAGAAAGCGTTCATTAGAGCTTTGAGGCccaagacaggaaaaaaaatggtaGGACCGTGCAAAGTTTGGACCATTAAGTctttttttggtgtgttttggCAGGGGGTCCATCAGAAGGCAAACTGATCCCAGGGGACGAGATCATCATGATTAATGATGAGGCAGTCAGTTCAGCACCGAGAGAGAGGGTTATCGACCTTGTCAGGTAATACAGCACTCTTAATTAACTTCAATAAAAACACCCAAACATCCAAGAATTGAATACTTTTTGTACAAACTGACATATTGTAGTTCATTGCAATGTCTTTACTTACAATTTCTGctctaaaatatataaaacagttTACTGCCTATGGAGATACTGTTGATAACTGCAAATAACAAGAAAGCACTCTATGCATACCATCACTGTATTTCTTTATCTTATTCTGATATGCTCAAAAATCAAATATCATAGCTGGATAGataaagcaataaaacattacTCTAGCCACCAGCTTCATTTAGCTGTATGCTGGTGTTGTTGTTTCTTCAAGCGTCTCATTAGATTAATTTCATTCACACAGCTGAGAAGCTGGCACTGAGCATTTGGTCCTTGCGTGACCTGTgctgcagtctgtaaacagtaCATTAGTACAGGGAAAAGTGCCCATGTGGCCACTCCTCTACAGCTCCTGTGGCCTTGAATAGGCTTCTTCTCTGCAGCAAAGCTCAGCACAATGGTGCCAAGACAGGACTGCCAGGTGCATCACTTTGAAACTGTGTTCGTTCTGCTCTTTTCTGACTGTGTTAATTGTGTTGTTCATAAACGCCATTTATTGAAACTTAacctttcattattttttttgttgcttttatcCCGCAGGAGCTGCAAGGAGTCCATATTGCTAACTGTTGTTCAGCCGTACCCAGTAAGTTTCCCTGTCCTCCTTATGAATGAAATCCGATACATTCCACTTGGCTATATGTGCATTTGGAGGTGATTATTTTGTTGACTCTGTGCAAACAAGCCATTAATCATGCCATATGTTAGTTCTGGCACAGCATCAGTAATGCCTGGGCTAAGTGTTAGAGCCCAGTGAACTCACGGGGAGTCTGATTGCTGCAATCTTTCCAAGTTTTCTCATGTTGTAGTGTTAGATCCTCACAGAACCTCATGTGAACCTGCCACTCCAGCATTTACTAGAGTCACAGAGCACCAGATGGCGGTGAACACACAGTGCCAGGAGCATATATTCAGCCTTTGTTTACAGTTCACATAATAATTCAGTGGGAATGGATTTATGCTTGAATTCCCTCCAAAAATAGACCAAACCGTCAGTGCATGTTCACAACAAGGGAAaggaaaaatcaaaatataaactGTATTTTGACACAAGACCTGTGCTATGTCTTGTGTGGTAGAAAACTGTATACAATGAAACAGTAATCGTAATGTTTATTATCGTTCAGATTTCATCCAGTCATCATGCATTTTGTTTATGCACTTTGCTCAGTCCTGAACACGACAAGCCTTTAGGAACAGCAAGGATTGCGGCTGCAGAAAAGCAGTGTACAATACTTTGAGGACCGAGCTCTTATAATCCTGTCTGTAATTACTTCTGTTTACCAGGGGTTTCTTTGCAGGCTCAATGACATGAGGGTGTCCTCTCTCTTATCCCTTTGCACAGTGCCACCTTAATTGCATCATCAAAGAGAGAGTAATAGGAGGGTGTCATGTTTCAAGAAGGAAGCATGCCCTTGAATTTtgtgaagggaaaaaaaccacacacattttaatgcctgttttttcccccttcttttcCTCTAAAAGTCACCCAAATCGGCATTCATCAGCGCAGCCAAAAAGGCCAAGTTAAAGACTAATCCTGTTAAAGTCCGATTCGCTGAAGAGGTCATCATCAATGGACAGGTCCCAGTAAGTCACATTGAACACTAATTTATTTGTTACACATTGGCGCTTTGAATAGAAGATGGCAGAAGCAGACTTGAATTCTTAAGGCTGGAAGTTTTTTTAGAGATATTAGAAATcccaaaatgtaaaatgaaattCTTTATGACTGAAAGACAGAACATTGACAAAAAAGGGGAAACACTGTTGGGTAAGGGACatagagaaaaaagaaactacaGAGTAAAATGTCAGTATTATTTTGACTCTAAATGCCAGAACTCTGTTGGcttaaaaatgttatagaagagaaaattaaatgtaaaaaaacatcATTAGTCACATATTTGTTACAACAGCTGGCACaccattttgaaataaaaaaacaaaagcgtTAGGGTGACTATCATGCATATGCTTATGAGTGACATTTAGCTGGAAATAAGAAGCTCTACCTTAAAAAACAATCTTGCCAACTTACAAGTTACCTCCTTTTTGctttaaatattcaaaaactACAATGTAAAActgatacatttttttaaagagtgtTATGTTACGCTTCATTTCTTTGTTGGGAAATATTCACCTCCTGAAGTCTTTGTACTATTGCAAGATGAACAGCTATTAGCGAGCTATAGAAGTAGGTGGAAGAAGTTGTGTTACCTTTGCACAGAGCCAGGTTTACTTTTACCACATTTAGTCTTCACATAAAGCTAAGTCAACTGTCTCCTGGCAGTACATTCATTCTATACAGTGGTGTGAATCTCTTTTTATCACCTCGTAAAAGTATGTTTCTCAAAATGTTTTCCCACCCAACCTCAACTAATGCACCACAGCAGATTATCAAATTAGCTAACTTTCACTTAGAAAAAGTCAAATCTGTTAATCACGTATGTTATATTATATCCTCAGGAAACTGTGAAGGACAACTCCCTTCTTTTCATGCCAAATGTTCTGAAGGTGTACCTGGAAAACGGGCAAACTAAATCATTTAAATTTGACAGCACCACATCCATTAAGGTAGGTGGTGGAAGAACGCCCCTTCACTATGAAATGCTGTTGCGTAACCTTAAGTGatgttcattttaaatattgaaTGTACATTATAAAGTGCAAAATCCTCTCTTCAACACAGCCTTCAAAACCTTTCAAGTGAAAGTATGATTCCAagcagaaaatgtattttaattagCTCTTTTTGCAGTCCcaaattatttttcttctacTTCAGTTAAAAATTCTGATTGTTCAATAATGCTCATGTTTTTTGCATGAGCTAAGCTGTGAAAATGATCTATAGTTATGACACTGAGTTGCGCATGAGAAAGCTGCTGCATCTGCACAGTTTGCTTGTTGTATTAACCGTGACATTGTTTATATGACAGGACGTCATTTTGACCCTGCAAGAAAAGCTATCTATTAAGAGCATCGAGCACTTCTCTCTGATGCTCGAGCAGAGAGCTGAGGGATCTGCCAGCAAACTCATGCTCCTGCATGAGCAGGAGATGCTAACTCAGGTGAGACGGGTGCCATTAAACAAAGCGTCAGTACACAGTCCAAAGTGTATCTCTTTTAtaagtttaaaataaagatgatAAAACAATCCTAGAAAAGAAATTGCAACACTTATATTTGTATTGATTTaacaaaatgtgttcatttggtCAACTTCATAGTCTTTACACCAAACTAAGCTAAGCTAAACATCTCCTGGCTCCACTTAAATATTTTACGTATAGCTATAAGAATGTGTTTGACCAAAGTCTTTGAGAAAGACATATTTaactttttcaaaaatgttaaaCTATTAATTAAATGACTGTAAATGTTACATAGtaccctatttttttttaaaaaaaatttttgcaTGTAATGGATTTTTTCACGTGTACTTATCTGAAAGTACAACAATGTACTTGGGGAAATAAGCACTTAATGACTAATAGGACCTTCCTTATCTCTGACTTGTCCTCTAGGTGACGCAGAGGCCAGGGTCCCACAAAATGAAGTGCTTTTTTCGGATCACTTTTGTCCCAAAGGATCCCGTAGACCTGCTTAGAAGAGATGCAGTAGCATTTGAGTACCTATATGTTCAGGTAAATATCAGGAGATACACATAATACATAATAATTAGATTGAATTAAAcattatttatgttattttagaCAATATTAGGGCCTTGTTTAAGCATGACGACAAGTGTGACTGAAGTGTAACCTCTTCTTGTCTGTGCCTTTCCAGAGCTGTAATGATGTGGTATTAGAGAGATTTGGGTCAGAGCTGAAATACGACATGGCTCTCCGTCTGGCTGCTCTGCAGATGTATATACTAACCATTAATACCAAACAGTCCCAGAAAGTTTCCCTGAAGTATATTGAGTAAGTAGATTGGGTTTTACATATGGCTTCACTGGAATCAACTACATGTCATCTAATTGAAAGCCTATTTTGCTTTTACCAGCTGTAGAGCACACTTAAACTTAAGCCCACTCAAACAATAAAATGATATAATGACCTCACAAGCACTGCTGCAACATCAAAAGATACATCTCTGGTCAGATGATCATTTTGACTGCATCCTATCCGTAAACTCCCGCACTGCCTCTGGGTAAATCAATCACAGGAAAAGAATGATTAATTGACTGTTTGTCGTAGTGAGTGACcttttttttcgtttttgtttttgcgcATCTGCAGGAAGGAGTGGGGTCTGGCGCTGTTCCTGCCTCCCGCAGTGCTGTCTAGcatgaaagagaaaaacatcaaaaaagcTCTCACTCACATCCTCAAGACCAACCAAAACCTGGTGCCGCCTGGTAAAAAGGTAGACTGTGCTTCTGCTTTCCTCTTTTTGTCTATTCTCTGCAAGTGTATGGCTATtcatcttcctcttttccttgcACCAGATCTGACTCTTGGCTACCACCTAGTGGAGTATTAATACTTGAAATAAATCATTCGGGGCTGTTGTGTAGATCAGACtgtgttgcacttttttttaTCCTAACTAATTTAAGCATTTTCAGCTTGTGCCTTatactatttattttttactccgTTCAGCTAACTGCTTTGCAAGCAAAGGTCCACTATCTAAAGTATCTCAGTGATTTGAGGCTTTATGGAGGACGTGTCTTTAAATCAACACTAGTCGTGAGTAAAACTTTCTTGTCACCTCTCACTGGTTTCACCCTGTTCCACATTGTGCTAATTTACATAACGGCAGTAGTAGTCACGGTGCCTCCTTCTTCCTCTTTACAGCAAGGCGAGAAGCACACAGAAGTAACTTTGCTGGTGGGGCCGAAATATggcatcagtcatgtgattaaCACCAAAACCAACTTGGTGGCTCTTCTGGCAGACTTTAGTCATGTCAACCGCATTGAGATGTACACAGAAGATGAAAACAGGGTTCGAGTGGAACTACATGTTCTGGATGTAAAGGTTAACAAAACTTTTGCCTCTTTAAAAGGAGAACAATATGTTGTTTCACAAATACTTTCTGCTTTAACCCTAACAACAGCAAGCCTGCTCTGCAGTCATTATAATCTCATTTTACCACCAACTAGTGCCATTTATTTTGTTCCCTTTGTCTGATTGTGTGCATCTTTCACAGCCCATCACTCTCCTAATGGAGTCTGTTGACGCAATGAATCTGGCCTGTTTGACTGCTGGCTACTACAGATTACTGGTGGACTCTCGACGCTCCATCTTCAACGTGGCCAAAAACACTGACAGCATGGAAACAAGTATGCCTAAAACTGATTGCAAGATGACTCATCAGAATTGGGTGTTTTTATATAGACTTGTATCAAGTCTTGCTTCCTCTTTGCAGGTCACGCCACGAGAGTAAAGCAGAACTACCAACCCATTGAGTGTACATATAGCACACCCCACAAAGGAGGCGAGGACAGAAACAACCAGAGATGCAGCCAAGAATATTCTGACCAAGAGTGCGATTACCTCGATCATGGCAGATGTGAAGGCCAGCCAGTCTACATAACTGAGATCCACCAACCCCAGCACTCAATTCATCATGCAGAGAGAGTGGAGTGCTGCAGAGTCTCATGTTCCCAAACATATATGAATGTCCCGAGACCCAAACCCCAAGACTCCTCAAGGAGTGCAAAGGTGTCCTTCATTTTTGGAGACCCACCCTTGGACAGCGTAAACCCCCAAAATCTGGGCTACCAGAGACTGATGGATGAAGGCCCAGAGATTTTAGACAATCACAGCTCCATGTACAGGCGTCTCGAGGATGACTATAGGATGATAGAGGATGGGTATCAGTACTCTACCAAAATCTTTGGTCCTACTGAGTGCATCGAGGAGCCACTGCTGCATGATATCTGCTACGCTGAGACAACAGATGACGCAGAGGACGAGGATGACATCAGCTGTGAGGAAGACATGGTGATGAGTGACATTGACAAGCCTACGTTGCTCTCGCTCTCAGGGTCCAGTGATGACATCATTGACTTgacctccctccctcccccgcCAGAGGGTAATGACGAGGAGGACAATGACATACTGCTGCACTCTCTTAACATGGCCAttgctgctcctcctcctggTTTCAGGGACAGCTCTGATGAGGAGGAGCAGCAGGGGGCTGGGATAAAGGCCCAGGGGGCCTGCAATGATATCCCAGTGTCCCTCATAGATTCAGTACCCACCCATGGAGCAGAGGGGCCCGGGAAGCCACTGGATGATGCAGTGGTATCCACCTTACAGGCACTCGAAGCCCTCGCTGCATCTGAGGAACAGAGTCCAGCACAGTCAGAGAGTAGCACAGGTTCTCCTTATACTATTGTAACATTCATCCATTAACATTACACATGTTCCAGCCATTCATTTTGATttgttggtctttttttttttttcaataaagcCCATTTTGTTCTATGTTTCCATTTGTGAGTATTTCTTCATTCatttgagagagaaaaaagacattTGTGTTCATTATTGTGTCAGTTTGAGATTCATTCCTGTTTTGTGGACCCATTTGTTTTCACAACTGCACAGTACACAGCGTGAAAGCTTTGTTGCTTAttagaaataacagaaaatagatCATCTTAAATAGCCGTCTATAGACGTCACCAAAATTATTGGTACCCTCAAATGTAAAGacgattttttttaatcagtcgAGACtggcaaatatatatatatatatatatacatatatatatatatatatatatatatatatatatatatatatatatatttaactcagcagtttctttttttggcagGAACTTTTTGCAGCTCTTAATAAGGCCTTAACACTTCTCAGCAGTTAGTTTCGATTTCTGTTCCTGTTCTCTTAGGTTTCACAGGTGCTTTCCTTCAgttgtttattttatctgtgGATGTTCAATCAGCTTACCATCAGGACTCTCAGCAGGCCGCTTTAGAACAACCTAATATTTCATTCTCttttatgttttacttttagATGCATGTTTTTGAGCCATTATGCCTTCGAAAAGCCATGACCTGGGACTGAGACAGAGCTCTCTGATACTGCTACAGCTAATGTTTTGCTCCTAAAAGCCTCAATAatctgcttttttaaattagtGTCAACATAACCTGTCATGCTAGATGTAACAAAGCAGCCTCATAGCAAATGTCTGCACTGGACCCTTTCCCATACCTCACAATGAtgatggtgcttttttttccttttaaagcctcatcttttcttttgtgAAAGCTGTAATTTACTTCCATTTGTCTAAAGGAAATCCCCTCGGAAACAGTATGACTCGGCATCACTTAGAAGCGTTCTAGCAAGTTCCATGTATTTAAGTTTCTCTTTCAGAAATGGGGCTTTCCTGGGTATTCTTCCGTGATCCCCCACTTTCATTTAGAAAATCATTTACATTTGACCAGATACCATTTTACCTGGAAGACAGCTTGTATGTATTATAAGTTTTCTGTGGTTTCTCACCCACCATACAGACTACTCCTTCTGTTGAGTCGgttttccacctgctgcttgGTTCAGGGTGATTGGCTACAGTCCCATAGATCTTAaagttattaataataattccaGTGTGACATTAACCTGCTTGGAAACAGTCTGGTAGTCATTGCCTATACTGTCACAGTTATTCATGTCTCATCTGACCATTTTCAAAAGTGTTATAAAGCATCAAACTCTGAAAACTCAAGTATAtgcttacaatataaatatattgcAGAATTCCaacaattttaatttttaagggGTATCaataattttgtcatttttaaaaaatatttttagaattttaaaaaagcatttttcacATGACAAAAAATTACATGCAGATGTGTATATTTTTATAATTCCAGTGCTGTTTTGGGATTAATTGATGTCTTTATTGTTTgaatgattgattgattgactgatgTGTGATtgattgaatttatttatttattttttaatttacgtTCTTACTTAGTTTTTAATTAGATGCATAACCAACACTTGAATATTTTAAAGACTCTTATGTGGACTGTTGTTGTGTAatgatttatatttattactAAATGTGTTATTCCTGAGTTAACATTAGCTATCATTTACACGGTAATTTACACTATCATCCGTATAATTATTTGTTACTCTCTTGCCAATCTGTGATATATTCCATTTGCCTCAAATTAATTTCTTAATGaggtttttgtctttcttttgtaCACAGGTGTAGAAATATCGAGAGCATTTAGTCCGGATTCTTCTGATTCTGGCAATGAGACCAACTCCTCAGAGATGACAGAGAGCTCTGAGCTGGCCACTGCTCAGAGACACTCAGAGAACCATCTGAGAATGCATGTAGCCATGGCAGAAGGATACCATGCCATGAGTGAGGAAAAGACAGAGGTGAGTGCGCCCAGTGACGGTGGAGCAGGAGCTATGCAGTACAAACCCCAGGAGcaacaggaggaggaggcaaaATCCTCCGCTGTCACCTCCTCACAGATATTTCACTCGAATGGCGGCGAGATGGAGCCAGAGACAATGGAAATAAAATCCGTGAGTGAATACTTCACTAAGATGCACATTGGCTCCCTAATGAGCAGGCAGAgaggaaaacagagagagactgAGAGCAGAATCCAGGGAGAGTCCTGCGATTCTGACAAATCAAACACGGCTTCTCAAGACTCAGCAAAGGAGGAGTTCCCTCATCTTGTTGGGAAATATAACGCTTTCACTGTGAGAGATTCCTATTACATGAACCAACTTGATCTGGGGCGAACTCATTTTAAAGATAGGCATCAAAAATGGCAGCAGAGAGTGCCTGGAAACAAAATGGCTGAGAATCTCGCTCCAGAATGTGTGAGTGACTCACAGGCTTCCCACGCAGACAGGTTGACAGCAAAGGGAGAGAAGCAGGACTTAGATGAAAGAAGCCAACAGTTAAATGCCCATCTCATCTCCCCATCCAAAGGGCCCGTCCCTGCAGAGGGTGACGCTGCTTCACAGGATAATGAGCAGCAGCAAACGAAGCTTCCACAGTCAGAGCCAGATGTCTCACGGTTATATGAATACCACGTGAGCAAGCGCATGTCATCAATTCAAAGCGAAGGCATTCATTCTCTCCAAAGCTCGCAGTGTTCCTCAATAGATGCAGGCTGTAGCACagggagcagcagctgtgtcaccCCTATGGACTCTCCCCTTTGTGCCACAGACAATATGCATGTACTGTCCGAATCTTCGCTCAAGGGGCTGAGTTATGTCACTGCGGAGGAAAAGGCTTATGGGGCCCACGGGCAAGGGAAGGGCAGCCACACCATGGACCCCACCCTGCTGCGGAAGATCCATGCAGCTACCAGTGCTGAGCCTGGGTTTGGAATTACACGGGACAGCAGTCACAGAATGCCCAAGATAAAAGAAACCACAGGTAAACTTAAACAGGAGGGTGAACCTCTAATCTGTAACCTGGTAAGATCAACATTTAAGACAGTTCATCAAAACAGGCAAATATAAGGTTGAGAATTTGTTTGAAATCCCCAGGTTACACAAATtaccaaaataacaaacaaaatttTGCCTGACTTACTTTCAAGGCAGATGCCTATAGATAGATTTTGCTTTTGTGTCAGTGATATCTTTTTCTACCCCTCATCTGTATAACCAGAGGGGAATCAAATTTTGCTTATAACACACACAGCACTAAAAGATTGCAATATATACATTTAACAAGAAGCAGTCTTACCAGTGTCTGACAATACAGAACTTCTGGGTCACTGCAGGTTTTTAATAACTTTCCCCAAACATATTTGACAAAATAGTTCGCCTTTTACTGTGATGACACTCTTTGACTCTGCATATCCGCTCAACTGTGATGACAGTCTGCTTCATGTGCTGCAGTCATTGCTGAAATTATGGAGTCAGAACAAATTTGGGTGTCTTGACACCAAATTTCTGTGGGCATGTTTTCGGCAGTATTCACGTCAGTCCACTGGACAACACACATGCTGACATTGATGTAATTGTGATATTCCATAACAGCGCAAGATATCAGTCAGGATGATCtattaaaaactaaactggATAGTCCACAGGCCTTTAAAGGCTTTCCATGGAAATACATATGAgattttacagtattttttaatacaaacaCTGATATCTGTGAACTGCTTGGTGTTATATGCGCTTGCTGATTTTAATTTTCCTTTTAGACATTTATTATGGCTATGAGAACAACACACATAATCTATTTTGCCTGTACTTTGGACTGCAACATATAAAGATGTCTCAAAATTTAGGAAATTTGAGAATCAGATCAATAAGCATAGCTACATACAAGCAGAGGTTAAAGGAtaaatatgttgttgtttttatgtgtttgaaATTACTTGCCAATATACATTGCacttttttcttaaatgaaCCACTCGACATACTGGGAATTAATCTTATTCGCTTTCCGCTTGCAGTAACATTACAACTGATACTACTCTTATATCTGTTGCTTCACATCGCTTTGTTGGCTTAGCTTACCGTAAAGATCGGAGACAAGGAGAAAGTATGAATACATCTAAAAGTTATTGTCCTAAATGTTACCTCTTGACTTTCTGCACTTTGTACAGCTTCAtcaaatgagaaacaaagtatTAATGTAAGCTAACTTTTTCATGATTGCTCATAAGTACATT
This is a stretch of genomic DNA from Pelmatolapia mariae isolate MD_Pm_ZW linkage group LG16_19, Pm_UMD_F_2, whole genome shotgun sequence. It encodes these proteins:
- the frmpd4 gene encoding FERM and PDZ domain-containing protein 4 isoform X2 produces the protein MDVFSFVKMPKLSGHRTKSSGWPPPSGTWSASQGPPNGWDMGTNREGRDCYINHVSQSNSLEEVRLDGDKFVPPAPRKVEMRRDPVLGFGFVAGSEKPVVVRSVTPGGPSEGKLIPGDEIIMINDEAVSSAPRERVIDLVRSCKESILLTVVQPYPSPKSAFISAAKKAKLKTNPVKVRFAEEVIINGQVPETVKDNSLLFMPNVLKVYLENGQTKSFKFDSTTSIKDVILTLQEKLSIKSIEHFSLMLEQRAEGSASKLMLLHEQEMLTQVTQRPGSHKMKCFFRITFVPKDPVDLLRRDAVAFEYLYVQSCNDVVLERFGSELKYDMALRLAALQMYILTINTKQSQKVSLKYIEKEWGLALFLPPAVLSSMKEKNIKKALTHILKTNQNLVPPGKKLTALQAKVHYLKYLSDLRLYGGRVFKSTLVQGEKHTEVTLLVGPKYGISHVINTKTNLVALLADFSHVNRIEMYTEDENRVRVELHVLDVKPITLLMESVDAMNLACLTAGYYRLLVDSRRSIFNVAKNTDSMETSHATRVKQNYQPIECTYSTPHKGGEDRNNQRCSQEYSDQECDYLDHGRCEGQPVYITEIHQPQHSIHHAERVECCRVSCSQTYMNVPRPKPQDSSRSAKVSFIFGDPPLDSVNPQNLGYQRLMDEGPEILDNHSSMYRRLEDDYRMIEDGYQYSTKIFGPTECIEEPLLHDICYAETTDDAEDEDDISCEEDMVMSDIDKPTLLSLSGSSDDIIDLTSLPPPPEGNDEEDNDILLHSLNMAIAAPPPGFRDSSDEEEQQGAGIKAQGACNDIPVSLIDSVPTHGAEGPGKPLDDAVVSTLQALEALAASEEQSPAQSESSTGVEISRAFSPDSSDSGNETNSSEMTESSELATAQRHSENHLRMHVAMAEGYHAMSEEKTEVSAPSDGGAGAMQYKPQEQQEEEAKSSAVTSSQIFHSNGGEMEPETMEIKSVSEYFTKMHIGSLMSRQRGKQRETESRIQGESCDSDKSNTASQDSAKEEFPHLVGKYNAFTVRDSYYMNQLDLGRTHFKDRHQKWQQRVPGNKMAENLAPECVSDSQASHADRLTAKGEKQDLDERSQQLNAHLISPSKGPVPAEGDAASQDNEQQQTKLPQSEPDVSRLYEYHVSKRMSSIQSEGIHSLQSSQCSSIDAGCSTGSSSCVTPMDSPLCATDNMHVLSESSLKGLSYVTAEEKAYGAHGQGKGSHTMDPTLLRKIHAATSAEPGFGITRDSSHRMPKIKETTACTQLKKAGKESSLALCNETSTTTTIMSPSSLQSSTEPKGLTQASPEPDPHTLAFPSSGSSCDPTTGSLRKLRRVRMLRRSWSTLMPGSRSLEVLFEKTKAILTGKNDSQNLQFQDPPKEQMTFSAKTLPTSLSQGSVACNSAGEQLLRGASLLMPEQTAPRLDTGAWKCRGPFSHCFLRRKSNTHAGDEDGEITSHDLHFDSSVSFYGKENTILRNYKAEWSKMASYMKNMSLKDRLAHINSMKGKTYSLHTGFALARKDALEMIGVLRSCVGHPSRIAMPEVSEADMETFAQLLLMQAKVLSSACSQMAMEYSSPEELLLTLTHSFHTLCCLTQACMSLVEGLSTDRERREVVAKVDEVVMNYVCLLKAAEAASGGSPGDQSVNALSHYSATMSAILNTLTHSLNTLLNKKTVILS
- the frmpd4 gene encoding FERM and PDZ domain-containing protein 4 isoform X4, yielding MRRDPVLGFGFVAGSEKPVVVRSVTPGGPSEGKLIPGDEIIMINDEAVSSAPRERVIDLVRSCKESILLTVVQPYPSPKSAFISAAKKAKLKTNPVKVRFAEEVIINGQVPETVKDNSLLFMPNVLKVYLENGQTKSFKFDSTTSIKDVILTLQEKLSIKSIEHFSLMLEQRAEGSASKLMLLHEQEMLTQVTQRPGSHKMKCFFRITFVPKDPVDLLRRDAVAFEYLYVQSCNDVVLERFGSELKYDMALRLAALQMYILTINTKQSQKVSLKYIEKEWGLALFLPPAVLSSMKEKNIKKALTHILKTNQNLVPPGKKLTALQAKVHYLKYLSDLRLYGGRVFKSTLVQGEKHTEVTLLVGPKYGISHVINTKTNLVALLADFSHVNRIEMYTEDENRVRVELHVLDVKPITLLMESVDAMNLACLTAGYYRLLVDSRRSIFNVAKNTDSMETSHATRVKQNYQPIECTYSTPHKGGEDRNNQRCSQEYSDQECDYLDHGRCEGQPVYITEIHQPQHSIHHAERVECCRVSCSQTYMNVPRPKPQDSSRSAKVSFIFGDPPLDSVNPQNLGYQRLMDEGPEILDNHSSMYRRLEDDYRMIEDGYQYSTKIFGPTECIEEPLLHDICYAETTDDAEDEDDISCEEDMVMSDIDKPTLLSLSGSSDDIIDLTSLPPPPEGNDEEDNDILLHSLNMAIAAPPPGFRDSSDEEEQQGAGIKAQGACNDIPVSLIDSVPTHGAEGPGKPLDDAVVSTLQALEALAASEEQSPAQSESSTGVEISRAFSPDSSDSGNETNSSEMTESSELATAQRHSENHLRMHVAMAEGYHAMSEEKTEVSAPSDGGAGAMQYKPQEQQEEEAKSSAVTSSQIFHSNGGEMEPETMEIKSVSEYFTKMHIGSLMSRQRGKQRETESRIQGESCDSDKSNTASQDSAKEEFPHLVGKYNAFTVRDSYYMNQLDLGRTHFKDRHQKWQQRVPGNKMAENLAPECVSDSQASHADRLTAKGEKQDLDERSQQLNAHLISPSKGPVPAEGDAASQDNEQQQTKLPQSEPDVSRLYEYHVSKRMSSIQSEGIHSLQSSQCSSIDAGCSTGSSSCVTPMDSPLCATDNMHVLSESSLKGLSYVTAEEKAYGAHGQGKGSHTMDPTLLRKIHAATSAEPGFGITRDSSHRMPKIKETTACTQLKKAGKESSLALCNETSTTTTIMSPSSLQSSTEPKGLTQASPEPDPHTLAFPSSGSSCDPTTGSLRKLRRVRMLRRSWSTLMPGSRSLEVLFEKTKAILTGKNDSQNLQFQDPPKEQMTFSAKTLPTSLSQGSVACNSAGEQLLRGASLLMPEQTAPRLDTGAWKCRGPFSHCFLRRKSNTHAGDEDGEITSHDLHFDSSVSFYGKENTILRNYKAEWSKMASYMKNMSLKDRLAHINSMKGKTYSLHTGFALARKDALEMIGVLRSCVGHPSRIAMPEVSEADMETFAQLLLMQAKVLSSACSQMAMEYSSPEELLLTLTHSFHTLCCLTQACMSLVEGLSTDRERREVVAKVDEVVMNYVCLLKAAEAASGGSPGDQSVNALSHYSATMSAILNTLTHSLNTLLNKKTVILS